From one Holophagales bacterium genomic stretch:
- a CDS encoding beta-hydroxyacyl-ACP dehydratase, whose protein sequence is MRFVLVDRFLSVEPGRGATALKTFRPEDPVFADHFPGLPVVPGVLLTEAMGQTAGWALATRLGPDLFPLLMMVERAKFRRFVRPGEEIRLEADLEEARGSVWAARTRAWVGAERVAEARLVFHAVPRPSGSAAFDDWMSGILRETGLGRLLEAAVSSATE, encoded by the coding sequence GTGCGGTTCGTCCTCGTCGACCGGTTCCTCTCGGTCGAGCCAGGGCGAGGTGCGACCGCTCTGAAGACGTTCCGCCCCGAAGACCCCGTGTTCGCCGATCATTTTCCCGGCCTCCCGGTCGTCCCCGGAGTCCTCCTGACGGAGGCGATGGGGCAGACGGCCGGGTGGGCTCTCGCGACGAGGCTCGGACCAGACCTGTTCCCCCTCCTGATGATGGTCGAGAGGGCCAAGTTCCGGCGCTTCGTCCGCCCCGGCGAGGAGATCCGGCTCGAGGCCGACCTGGAAGAGGCCCGCGGAAGCGTCTGGGCCGCGCGGACCCGCGCCTGGGTCGGCGCCGAGCGGGTCGCCGAGGCGAGGCTCGTCTTCCACGCCGTCCCCCGGCCCTCGGGTTCCGCCGCATTCGACGACTGGATGTCCGGAATCCTCCGGGAGACGGGCCTCGGCCGGCTCCTCGAGGCCGCCGTATCCTCCGCTACGGAATGA
- a CDS encoding DUF374 domain-containing protein, which yields MKIRFSLPRRLARTLGRVYGLLHRTLRLEGILPDGSRVTPATYPFGREIFAFCERDALALGGVLGRARFTTLIAPGRDGDWATEVVTTLGGRVVRGATERGGTQALAQLLRELPGDDGPLALVVDGPLGPSGVAKGGAVVCAARTGRPLRPVGAAARRSSVLGRSWSKIWLPLPFSRVVVVIGEPLPVPAELDRTERGRLAGELTARLAAARSRALREVARADVVTRVSESGA from the coding sequence GTGAAGATCCGGTTCTCGCTTCCGCGCCGTCTCGCCCGGACGCTCGGCCGGGTCTACGGGCTCCTCCACCGGACACTCCGCCTGGAGGGAATCCTCCCCGACGGCTCCCGGGTAACCCCCGCCACCTACCCTTTCGGACGGGAGATCTTCGCCTTCTGCGAGAGGGACGCCCTCGCCCTCGGCGGCGTCCTCGGCCGGGCGCGGTTCACGACCCTGATCGCTCCCGGCCGCGACGGCGACTGGGCGACCGAGGTCGTGACGACACTCGGAGGCCGGGTCGTGAGGGGCGCGACCGAGAGGGGCGGCACGCAGGCGCTCGCGCAGCTTCTCCGCGAACTTCCCGGGGACGACGGTCCCCTCGCCCTCGTCGTCGACGGGCCACTCGGACCGTCGGGAGTCGCGAAAGGCGGAGCGGTGGTCTGCGCAGCACGGACGGGCCGGCCCCTCCGCCCGGTGGGAGCCGCGGCACGGCGATCCTCCGTCCTGGGGCGGAGCTGGTCGAAGATCTGGCTCCCGCTTCCCTTCTCCCGCGTCGTCGTCGTCATCGGTGAGCCCCTGCCCGTTCCGGCCGAGCTGGACCGCACGGAACGGGGACGCCTCGCCGGAGAGCTCACGGCGCGCCTCGCCGCGGCGCGAAGCCGCGCCCTTCGCGAAGTGGCCCGAGCGGACGTGGTGACGAGGGTCTCGGAGTCCGGAGCGTGA
- the lpxB gene encoding lipid-A-disaccharide synthase, with the protein MRILLSAGEVSGDVAGSRLARELRARRPDLSLFGLGGPRMAESGVELLRDTNALGTVGITESFRVVPGLARAFASLRRRVAQSPPDAAVLIANDVFHVALGRWLRARGIPTLSYFPPQVWIWRSLARAFAPSFDEILTSFPDEERVWRSAGSSTTFVGHYLGDVLRPATEDARRRARETLGLPAGPLVAILPGSREFEVHRLTPVLLDAARLLHDRDGTIRFLLPVADPGFAPYIEAEVARRGLEGVVGTAASSHDALRAADLAILASGTASLEAALIGTPMVIAYRLAALTMGVVRSAIALGLIDSDTVGLPNLVLGRRAIPEHIQSRASGAELAAAAARLLGDASLLEEQRLALAEVSRLLFAGGSDARAAEAVLAAAERRPVRIPGFGGAIVREEGSGT; encoded by the coding sequence GTGAGGATCCTCCTGAGCGCCGGCGAGGTGTCGGGAGACGTCGCCGGCTCCCGCCTGGCCCGCGAACTGAGAGCGCGCCGCCCCGACCTCTCGCTCTTCGGCCTCGGCGGCCCGCGGATGGCGGAGTCCGGCGTCGAGCTGCTCCGGGACACGAACGCCCTCGGCACGGTCGGGATCACCGAGTCGTTCCGGGTCGTCCCGGGTCTGGCGCGCGCGTTCGCATCGCTCCGCCGGCGCGTCGCCCAGTCGCCGCCCGACGCCGCCGTGCTCATCGCCAACGACGTCTTCCACGTGGCGCTCGGCAGATGGCTCCGGGCCCGCGGCATCCCGACCCTCTCGTACTTCCCCCCGCAGGTCTGGATCTGGCGCTCCCTCGCCCGCGCCTTCGCCCCGAGCTTCGACGAGATCCTGACGTCGTTCCCCGACGAGGAGCGCGTCTGGCGGTCCGCCGGGTCCTCCACGACCTTCGTCGGGCACTACCTCGGCGACGTCCTGCGGCCCGCGACGGAGGACGCCAGGCGGCGCGCCCGCGAGACGCTGGGCCTCCCCGCCGGACCTCTCGTAGCGATCCTTCCGGGCAGCCGGGAGTTCGAGGTGCACCGTCTCACCCCCGTCCTCCTCGACGCCGCGCGGCTCCTGCACGACCGTGACGGGACCATCCGGTTCCTCCTTCCGGTCGCCGATCCCGGCTTCGCGCCATACATCGAAGCCGAGGTGGCGCGCCGCGGTCTCGAGGGCGTCGTCGGAACGGCTGCCAGCAGCCACGACGCGCTCCGCGCGGCCGACCTGGCGATCCTCGCCTCGGGGACGGCGTCCCTCGAAGCGGCGCTGATCGGGACGCCGATGGTCATCGCCTACCGTCTCGCGGCCCTGACGATGGGCGTCGTCCGCAGCGCAATCGCCCTGGGCCTCATCGACTCCGACACCGTCGGCCTCCCGAACCTCGTCCTCGGGCGGCGCGCGATTCCCGAGCACATCCAGAGCCGGGCCAGCGGCGCCGAGCTGGCTGCCGCGGCGGCGCGGCTGCTCGGGGACGCGTCTCTACTCGAGGAGCAGCGGCTGGCGCTCGCGGAGGTGTCGCGCCTCCTTTTCGCGGGGGGCAGCGACGCGCGCGCGGCCGAGGCCGTACTGGCCGCCGCGGAGCGGCGCCCCGTGCGGATCCCGGGCTTCGGCGGAGCCATCGTCAGGGAGGAAGGGAGCGGCACGTGA
- a CDS encoding beta-ketoacyl-[acyl-carrier-protein] synthase family protein translates to MSARRRVVVTGAGLVAPGAPGVAALWENLLAGRSAVGPIRRFDASTFPTRIAAEADAPSGDAARPLGSDLGGRGRIWDFGVEAASQALAAAGLAPRGPWSASAGLSIATGMGTYGHAEVFGAAAAGAARDGFDGKAFAQELLYGLLPHAADRQSPGALAARLARAAGIGGPLLASMTACAGGTEAIGDAFRWIRRGEADVVLAGASDSEIYPMGLASFCLLGALSRRNEEPTRASRPFDGERDGFVLGEGAGFVVLEELEHARARGADVLAEVAGFGSACDAWRATDPHPDGLGAVLAMRRALDDAVLSSADVGYVNAHGTSTPGGDRAEARALGSVFGSRLGEVAVSSTKSMIGHLTVAAGAVEAIVTALSLRDGLVHPTLNQEHRDPECEVDTVPEGARRVDLRAALSNSFAFGGQTACLAFVRA, encoded by the coding sequence ATGAGCGCGCGCCGACGCGTCGTCGTGACCGGGGCCGGACTCGTCGCTCCGGGCGCACCAGGGGTTGCCGCCCTCTGGGAGAACCTCCTCGCAGGACGGTCGGCCGTCGGCCCGATTCGGCGCTTCGACGCCTCCACGTTCCCGACGCGCATCGCCGCCGAGGCCGACGCCCCCTCCGGGGACGCCGCGCGTCCGCTCGGGAGCGATTTGGGGGGGCGCGGGAGGATCTGGGACTTCGGCGTCGAAGCGGCGTCGCAGGCGCTCGCCGCCGCCGGACTCGCGCCGCGAGGGCCCTGGTCCGCCTCCGCAGGCCTTTCCATCGCGACGGGCATGGGAACCTACGGGCACGCCGAGGTCTTCGGGGCCGCGGCCGCGGGAGCCGCCCGGGACGGCTTCGACGGGAAGGCGTTCGCCCAGGAGCTCCTGTACGGCCTCCTCCCTCACGCGGCCGACCGGCAGAGCCCGGGCGCCCTCGCGGCCCGGCTCGCGCGCGCCGCCGGGATCGGTGGTCCCCTCCTCGCGTCGATGACCGCCTGCGCGGGCGGGACCGAGGCGATCGGCGACGCGTTCCGCTGGATTCGCCGCGGCGAGGCCGACGTGGTCCTCGCGGGGGCCTCCGACTCCGAGATCTACCCCATGGGGCTCGCGTCGTTCTGCCTGCTCGGCGCTCTCTCGCGGCGCAACGAAGAGCCGACGCGTGCGAGCCGCCCGTTCGACGGGGAGCGCGACGGGTTCGTCCTCGGAGAGGGCGCGGGGTTCGTCGTCCTCGAGGAGCTCGAGCACGCCCGCGCGCGGGGCGCGGACGTCCTCGCCGAGGTGGCCGGATTCGGCTCCGCGTGCGACGCCTGGCGCGCGACGGACCCCCACCCTGACGGCCTCGGGGCCGTCCTCGCGATGCGCCGCGCCCTCGACGACGCCGTGCTCTCGTCGGCGGACGTCGGCTACGTCAACGCGCACGGGACCTCGACGCCCGGTGGCGACCGTGCGGAGGCCCGGGCGCTGGGATCTGTCTTCGGCTCGCGGCTCGGCGAAGTCGCCGTCAGCTCGACGAAATCGATGATCGGCCACCTCACGGTGGCCGCGGGCGCCGTGGAGGCGATCGTGACCGCCCTCTCGCTCCGGGACGGCCTCGTCCATCCCACGCTCAACCAGGAGCATCGCGACCCCGAGTGCGAGGTCGACACCGTCCCGGAGGGAGCCCGGCGCGTCGACCTCCGCGCGGCACTCTCGAACTCCTTCGCGTTCGGCGGGCAGACGGCCTGCCTCGCGTTCGTGCGGGCGTGA
- the lpxD gene encoding UDP-3-O-(3-hydroxymyristoyl)glucosamine N-acyltransferase encodes MRRTTLGEIATLLGGEIDGDRGTPIDRLEPPEEAGEGALAVLSDRKALASIASCRASAIVVPAGTQAPGRSLVRVPDPRRAFVALLAYFAPGDVRGPGIDPGAHVDPGAEVGEGAWIGPGAVVEAGACLGARVRVHPLAVVGEGARVGDDSVLFPGVVLYPGVTVGRRVRIHAGSVIGSDGFGYERDAGGVQQKVPQIGTVEIADDVEIGSNSCVDRATVGATRIGAGTKIDNLVQVGHNTQVGEHCCVIGQAGISGSVNVGRFSVLAGQSGIADHVTLAEGTVVGAQAGVHRDIGPGIWHGAPALPAKDARRVFPIVARLPELLRRLKELEDKVATLEGRDGPGA; translated from the coding sequence GTGAGGCGAACGACGCTCGGAGAGATCGCCACGCTCCTGGGGGGCGAGATCGACGGCGACCGGGGTACGCCGATCGACCGGCTCGAGCCGCCCGAAGAAGCAGGCGAGGGGGCGCTCGCCGTCCTGTCGGATCGGAAGGCGCTCGCCTCGATCGCCTCGTGCCGGGCGTCGGCCATCGTCGTCCCGGCGGGAACCCAGGCCCCGGGGCGTTCCCTCGTCCGTGTCCCGGACCCCCGCCGGGCATTCGTCGCGCTGCTCGCCTACTTCGCGCCCGGCGATGTGCGCGGGCCGGGAATCGACCCGGGCGCCCACGTCGACCCGGGCGCGGAGGTGGGAGAAGGAGCGTGGATCGGCCCCGGGGCGGTCGTCGAGGCCGGAGCCTGCCTCGGCGCGCGCGTCCGCGTTCACCCCCTCGCCGTCGTCGGGGAGGGCGCGCGGGTCGGCGACGACTCGGTCCTGTTCCCGGGCGTCGTGCTCTACCCCGGCGTGACGGTCGGGCGCCGCGTCAGGATCCACGCGGGAAGCGTGATCGGCAGCGACGGGTTCGGCTACGAGCGCGACGCCGGCGGCGTCCAGCAGAAGGTTCCGCAGATCGGGACCGTCGAGATCGCCGACGACGTGGAGATCGGGTCGAACTCCTGCGTCGACCGGGCGACCGTGGGCGCCACGCGGATCGGGGCGGGAACGAAGATCGACAACCTCGTCCAGGTCGGGCACAACACGCAGGTCGGCGAGCACTGCTGCGTCATCGGGCAGGCGGGCATCTCCGGGAGCGTGAACGTCGGGCGCTTCAGCGTCCTCGCGGGCCAGTCCGGCATCGCGGACCACGTCACCCTCGCCGAGGGAACCGTCGTCGGCGCGCAGGCGGGTGTCCACCGCGACATCGGTCCCGGAATCTGGCACGGCGCGCCCGCGCTCCCCGCGAAGGACGCCCGGCGCGTCTTCCCGATCGTCGCCCGGCTCCCGGAGCTCCTTCGCCGCCTCAAGGAGCTCGAGGACAAGGTCGCGACGCTCGAGGGGCGGGACGGACCGGGCGCGTGA
- a CDS encoding acyl carrier protein: MNPSPSEIEARVLSIVADALDQPAERVTLDSSLVDDLGAESIDFLDIVFRLESAFGLKIPEEEIWAGSFGGLDDDPGALEARLSELKARRPGFRWDRIPSRPSRADLPRLITVGTVVEYLETRLSGGAASPE, from the coding sequence ATGAACCCGTCCCCTTCCGAGATCGAAGCCCGTGTCCTCTCGATCGTCGCCGACGCCCTCGACCAGCCCGCCGAACGGGTGACTCTCGACTCCTCCCTCGTCGACGACCTGGGCGCCGAGTCGATCGACTTCCTCGACATCGTCTTCCGGCTCGAGAGCGCGTTCGGCCTGAAGATCCCCGAGGAGGAGATTTGGGCGGGGTCCTTCGGCGGTCTCGATGACGACCCTGGCGCGCTCGAGGCACGCCTCTCGGAGCTGAAGGCCCGGCGGCCCGGTTTCCGCTGGGACCGCATTCCGTCCCGCCCGTCGCGCGCCGACCTCCCCCGTCTCATCACCGTCGGGACGGTCGTGGAGTACCTCGAGACGCGCCTGTCGGGAGGAGCCGCGTCGCCGGAATGA